A window of Paraburkholderia bryophila contains these coding sequences:
- a CDS encoding L,D-transpeptidase, translating to MPVFFSVSRASCAGRSFRRLTRALGAGLCALSCSVALAASAGASAEVSVAPSKSDGPSASAPASASTVATPDAAGVVDPHRALLLRDMFTKDVTRRLKVPATEQRAYAERLQTTLAEHALGNLSGQYVVMVDRSANVQALFIYFRAAPADTWQMIGASPVSTGRPGEYDHFITPLGVFEHTPANMDFRSEGTQNENHIRGYGKRDMRIFDLGWAQGERGWGKGGISQMRFQMHATDPDRLEQVLGIRHSKGCVRIPASLNTFLDHYGILDAGYVALVESGKSLWVLKSDREVTPWAGRYIVVVDSERKSRPAWSPLPGGKARAKVPAAADTAD from the coding sequence ATGCCGGTTTTCTTTTCCGTTTCGCGCGCGAGTTGCGCGGGTCGTTCTTTCCGTCGTTTGACACGCGCGTTGGGGGCTGGGTTGTGTGCGCTGTCGTGTAGCGTGGCGTTGGCGGCTTCTGCGGGGGCTTCCGCGGAGGTGTCTGTCGCGCCATCTAAGTCGGATGGGCCTTCTGCATCGGCGCCGGCGTCGGCATCCACCGTCGCCACACCCGACGCAGCCGGCGTGGTCGACCCGCATCGCGCATTATTGCTGCGTGACATGTTCACGAAAGACGTCACGCGCCGGTTAAAAGTACCGGCCACGGAACAGCGCGCCTACGCCGAGCGTCTGCAAACGACGCTCGCCGAACACGCACTGGGCAATCTATCGGGCCAATACGTCGTGATGGTCGATCGCAGCGCCAACGTGCAGGCGTTGTTCATCTACTTTCGCGCCGCGCCGGCCGACACCTGGCAGATGATCGGTGCGTCGCCGGTTTCCACCGGCCGGCCGGGCGAGTACGACCACTTCATCACGCCGCTCGGCGTGTTCGAACATACGCCCGCCAATATGGATTTCCGTTCCGAGGGCACGCAGAACGAAAACCATATCCGCGGCTACGGCAAACGCGACATGCGGATCTTCGACCTGGGCTGGGCGCAAGGCGAACGAGGCTGGGGCAAAGGCGGCATCTCGCAGATGCGCTTCCAGATGCACGCCACCGACCCCGATCGCCTCGAGCAGGTGCTCGGCATTCGCCACTCGAAGGGCTGCGTGCGGATTCCCGCGTCGTTGAATACCTTTCTCGATCACTACGGCATTCTGGACGCCGGCTATGTCGCGTTGGTCGAATCGGGCAAATCGCTGTGGGTGTTGAAGAGCGATCGCGAGGTCACGCCGTGGGCGGGCCGCTATATCGTCGTGGTGGACTCCGAGCGCAAGAGTCGCCCGGCGTGGTCGCCGCTGCCGGGCGGCAAGGCGCGCGCGAAGGTGCCGGCCGCGGCGGACACGGCGGATTGA
- a CDS encoding DMT family transporter: MLASSIAALFVVLWSTGFVVARAITPYADPNLFLLARFGGTATIFALVALGARAAWPSGRDLGKHLLAGALLQGVYLGAGYWAVAQGLSAGVMALLGALQPLATAAVAAPLFGERLSRRGWAGMALGLAGVALVLEPKLASAAVPASHGNAPSWLVVLISVVAVGAITAGTLFQKTSLAKADIRSASAVQNFGAALVAGLLALVLGEHRWIASSTVWASLAWGIVMLSGIGVTLLVWMVRRGDAARATALMFLAPPLAALEGYIGFGETLLPVQIAGFGVALVGVLLARS; the protein is encoded by the coding sequence ATGCTCGCTTCGTCAATCGCCGCGCTGTTCGTCGTGTTGTGGTCGACCGGTTTCGTGGTCGCCCGCGCGATCACGCCCTACGCCGATCCCAATCTCTTTCTGCTCGCGCGCTTCGGCGGCACGGCGACGATCTTCGCACTCGTCGCGCTCGGCGCTCGCGCCGCATGGCCGAGCGGGCGTGACCTCGGCAAGCACCTGCTGGCGGGCGCGTTGCTGCAAGGCGTTTATCTCGGCGCCGGCTATTGGGCCGTGGCGCAAGGACTCAGCGCCGGCGTGATGGCCTTGCTCGGCGCGCTGCAACCGCTCGCCACCGCCGCCGTCGCGGCGCCGCTGTTCGGCGAGCGCCTGTCGCGGCGTGGCTGGGCCGGCATGGCGCTCGGCCTGGCCGGCGTCGCGCTGGTGCTCGAACCGAAGCTGGCATCCGCCGCTGTGCCCGCGTCGCATGGCAACGCGCCATCCTGGCTGGTCGTGCTGATTTCAGTCGTCGCGGTCGGCGCGATTACAGCGGGTACGTTGTTTCAGAAGACGTCGCTGGCCAAGGCCGATATCCGCAGCGCAAGCGCGGTGCAGAATTTCGGCGCGGCGCTCGTCGCGGGTCTGCTGGCGCTCGTCCTCGGCGAGCATCGCTGGATCGCTTCGAGTACGGTGTGGGCGTCGTTGGCGTGGGGGATCGTCATGCTGTCCGGTATCGGCGTCACGTTGCTGGTGTGGATGGTCCGGCGCGGCGACGCGGCACGCGCCACCGCGCTGATGTTTCTCGCCCCGCCGCTCGCCGCGCTCGAAGGGTATATCGGCTTCGGCGAGACGTTGCTGCCGGTGCAGATTGCAGGGTTCGGCGTGGCGTTGGTGGGGGTGTTGCTGGCGCGCTCGTGA
- a CDS encoding ABC1 kinase family protein, with product MPPLLRRLLLLFHALRYGARLIWLAAPPDHKLHWMIQLVGRVHASSGSGASLHGVLPALGPLASRFAQTLAERPELATGTLHDAIDAIDHMEAPLPPAESEAALARAFGRPLATLFSAVDLTPVRGGFAEQTHLARLLVPVNGHSEVAIKLVRADQLQQIGDELALLRWVARWMEKLSGRARRLQLRTLAQSFTDDIQRRFDLRAEAANLSQTGHHFDGDKRIVVPDVIWDLCTNHTLTMQRISTLPASDLPGLHAHRVKLAPLAAHIVEVVTEQAFEHGFFHATLDSRRVRVSIESDTLGRLVLAEFSIMSSLSTGEREFFVHGASALFDQDYGRLAEIHRDAGHVPHDTRAEMLEAELRTRAEAHFAAAPEDRSAGSLFHHLLHAVQPFEGAVPGRLASAQRSFQQAEMLARALHPGVDTWNITRGVLTGIARRDLDHRGWIKRLSRELPHLAHMLPRVPQLAVRYLQHEHDRARTPRQSAELMADIGREYRRTRVLLWACAVCGGVLGAGTVLLMW from the coding sequence ATGCCGCCACTGCTTCGCCGCTTACTGCTGCTGTTCCACGCGCTGCGCTACGGCGCGCGTCTGATCTGGCTGGCCGCGCCCCCCGACCACAAACTGCACTGGATGATCCAGCTGGTCGGCCGGGTGCACGCGTCCAGCGGCAGCGGCGCGAGTCTGCACGGCGTGCTGCCGGCACTCGGCCCGCTCGCCAGCCGCTTTGCGCAGACGCTCGCCGAACGGCCCGAACTCGCCACGGGCACGTTGCACGACGCGATCGACGCTATCGATCACATGGAAGCCCCACTGCCGCCCGCGGAATCCGAAGCGGCGCTGGCGCGCGCGTTCGGTCGTCCGCTCGCCACCCTGTTTAGCGCCGTCGATCTGACGCCGGTGCGCGGCGGCTTCGCCGAACAAACACATCTGGCGCGGCTGCTCGTGCCGGTCAACGGTCATAGCGAAGTGGCGATCAAACTGGTGCGCGCCGACCAGTTGCAGCAGATCGGCGACGAACTCGCGCTGCTGCGCTGGGTCGCGCGCTGGATGGAAAAGCTCTCGGGCCGCGCGCGCCGCTTGCAGTTGCGCACGCTCGCGCAGAGTTTTACCGACGACATCCAGCGCCGCTTCGATCTGCGCGCCGAGGCCGCCAATCTGAGCCAGACCGGCCATCATTTCGACGGCGACAAACGGATCGTCGTGCCGGACGTGATCTGGGACCTGTGCACGAACCACACGCTGACCATGCAGCGCATCAGCACCCTGCCGGCGAGCGATCTGCCGGGGCTGCACGCGCATCGCGTCAAGCTGGCACCGCTCGCCGCGCATATCGTCGAGGTGGTGACCGAGCAGGCGTTCGAGCACGGCTTTTTCCACGCCACGCTCGACTCCCGGCGCGTGCGCGTGAGCATCGAGTCGGACACGCTGGGGCGTCTCGTGCTGGCGGAATTTTCGATCATGTCGAGTCTGTCGACCGGCGAGCGCGAGTTCTTCGTGCATGGCGCAAGCGCGCTGTTCGACCAGGATTACGGTCGCCTTGCCGAGATTCATCGCGATGCCGGGCACGTGCCGCACGACACGCGGGCGGAAATGCTCGAAGCCGAATTGCGCACGCGCGCCGAAGCGCATTTCGCGGCCGCGCCGGAAGACCGGTCGGCGGGGTCGCTGTTTCATCATCTGCTGCATGCGGTGCAGCCGTTCGAAGGCGCCGTGCCGGGGCGGCTCGCCAGTGCGCAACGCTCGTTCCAGCAGGCGGAAATGCTGGCGCGCGCGCTGCATCCGGGCGTCGATACGTGGAATATCACGCGGGGCGTGCTGACGGGTATCGCGCGGCGCGATCTCGATCATCGCGGCTGGATCAAGCGTCTGTCGCGTGAGTTGCCGCATCTCGCGCATATGCTGCCGCGCGTGCCGCAACTGGCGGTGCGTTATCTCCAGCATGAGCATGATCGCGCGCGTACGCCGCGGCAGAGTGCTGAACTGATGGCGGATATCGGTCGTGAATACCGGCGCACGCGGGTTTTGCTGTGGGCGTGCGCGGTTTGCGGCGGGGTGCTGGGGGCGGGGACGGTTTTGTTGATGTGGTGA
- a CDS encoding DeoR/GlpR family DNA-binding transcription regulator, which produces MLAEQRHQYILAQVAKTGALSVAELVRELNVSRETIRRDLNALAGRGLLVTTHGGALSSDRREPDLDTREAANAGAKRAIGERAAEFVPDGASLIVDSGSTTQAVARALLDRHRLTVYTNDWRIALLLGRRNDNRVTLLGGELSEIEDATFGLDTVHQLTQYHADFAFIGAGGISPDGYLTDYSRMAAEVRSRMIAAADMVVIVADHSKFGRVTPVRINGIESARYLVTELAPERTLGKTIAAHGPEILIA; this is translated from the coding sequence ATGCTCGCAGAACAACGTCATCAATACATCCTGGCGCAAGTCGCCAAAACCGGCGCGCTTTCGGTCGCTGAGCTGGTGCGCGAACTGAACGTGTCGCGCGAGACCATTCGTCGCGATCTGAATGCGCTGGCCGGGCGCGGTCTGCTGGTCACCACCCACGGCGGCGCGCTCTCGAGCGACCGCCGCGAGCCCGATCTCGATACGCGCGAAGCCGCGAACGCCGGCGCGAAGCGCGCCATCGGCGAACGCGCGGCGGAGTTCGTGCCGGACGGTGCGTCGCTGATCGTCGATTCGGGCAGCACCACGCAGGCGGTGGCGCGTGCGCTGCTGGACCGGCATCGGCTCACGGTCTACACGAACGACTGGCGCATCGCGCTGCTGCTCGGCCGGCGCAACGACAATCGCGTCACGCTGCTGGGCGGTGAACTGTCTGAGATCGAAGACGCCACCTTCGGCCTCGACACCGTGCATCAGCTCACGCAGTACCACGCGGATTTCGCGTTCATCGGCGCGGGCGGCATTTCGCCGGACGGCTATCTGACCGACTACAGCCGCATGGCCGCCGAGGTGCGCAGCCGCATGATCGCCGCCGCCGACATGGTGGTGATCGTGGCCGACCATTCGAAGTTCGGCCGTGTGACGCCGGTGCGTATCAACGGGATCGAGTCGGCGCGCTATCTGGTGACCGAGCTGGCGCCCGAGCGCACGCTCGGCAAGACGATCGCGGCGCACGGGCCGGAAATCCTGATCGCCTGA
- a CDS encoding 2-aminoethylphosphonate--pyruvate transaminase → MNSANDPILLTPGPLTTSSRTREAMLRDWGSWDAAFNRMTHSVCAELVNIVHGETDYVCVPLQGSGTFAVEAAIGTLVPRQGCVLVPNNGAYCARLIRILQRMGLAYVELALREDQPVSAAAVEDAFNRDSRISHVALVHLETSAGLLNPLDDIAAVCQRHGRRLIVDAMSSFGALPIDLRQSGIDALISASGKCLEGVPGMGFVIVRRSELEQSEGRSPSLALDLHDQYVYMQKTTQWRFTPPTHVVAALREALDQFMAEGGQPARGARYTRNCATLVSGMKALGFEPFLQAEVQAPVIVTFHAPRDPAWNFAHFYSAVRDEGYVLYPGKLTQVETFRVGCIGAIDADDLRNAVAAIDRTLVRLGIRVR, encoded by the coding sequence GTGAACTCTGCCAACGACCCGATCCTGCTGACTCCTGGGCCGCTCACCACTTCATCGCGAACCCGCGAGGCGATGCTGCGCGACTGGGGTTCGTGGGACGCCGCATTCAATCGCATGACGCACAGCGTCTGCGCCGAGCTGGTGAACATCGTGCATGGCGAAACCGACTACGTGTGCGTGCCGCTGCAAGGCAGCGGGACATTCGCGGTCGAAGCGGCCATCGGTACGCTGGTGCCGCGTCAAGGCTGCGTGCTGGTGCCGAACAACGGCGCGTATTGTGCCCGTCTGATCCGGATATTGCAGCGTATGGGGCTCGCTTATGTCGAATTGGCGCTGCGCGAGGACCAACCGGTCAGCGCCGCCGCCGTCGAAGACGCCTTCAATCGCGATTCGCGCATCAGCCACGTCGCGCTGGTTCACCTGGAAACAAGCGCCGGCCTGCTCAATCCGCTCGACGATATCGCCGCGGTATGTCAGCGACACGGCAGGCGCCTGATCGTCGACGCGATGAGTTCGTTCGGCGCGCTGCCGATCGACCTGCGACAAAGCGGCATCGACGCGCTGATCTCGGCGAGCGGCAAATGCCTCGAAGGCGTGCCGGGGATGGGCTTTGTGATTGTGCGCCGCAGCGAGCTCGAACAGAGCGAAGGACGTTCGCCGTCGCTCGCACTGGATCTGCACGATCAATATGTCTATATGCAGAAAACGACGCAGTGGCGCTTCACGCCGCCCACTCACGTGGTCGCCGCGTTGCGCGAGGCGCTCGATCAGTTCATGGCCGAAGGGGGGCAACCGGCGCGCGGCGCGCGTTATACGCGGAACTGCGCGACGCTGGTTAGCGGCATGAAAGCGCTCGGCTTCGAGCCGTTTCTACAAGCCGAGGTGCAGGCACCGGTGATCGTCACGTTCCATGCGCCGCGCGATCCGGCCTGGAATTTCGCGCATTTCTATTCGGCGGTGCGGGACGAAGGCTATGTGCTGTATCCCGGCAAGCTGACGCAGGTGGAGACGTTTCGCGTGGGTTGCATTGGCGCGATCGACGCGGACGATCTGCGCAACGCGGTCGCGGCGATCGATCGCACGCTCGTGCGGCTGGGGATCCGGGTGCGTTAG
- the phnS gene encoding 2-aminoethylphosphonate ABC transporter substrate-binding protein: protein MTKTNSLHATAGLARKLLPALVAAAAFGGTAIQAHAADAVVLYTADGLENLYKDVLPAFEKKEGVKVNIVTAGSGEVVNRATIEKDQPKADVIVTLPPFIQQADQSGLLQAYQSANYKNVPAIAKAPNGAWATFVNNYFSFAINPEVTKTQPKTFADLLHPDFTGKIAYSNPATAGDGMAVIILTSSLMGEDKAFDYLKKLENSAKFHTKGTGYLDVLLSRNEIAVANGDLQMDLDDAANGGLSLKPVFLAATAGGQPTTFQLPYAIGLIKNGPNQAEGKKLIDYLMSTEVQSKVPDIFGIPGRTDVPLAGKNGEAVKQAIAGVKLIPVDWNQVMAKKADWTARWKNDVIGSSGKQLDVVKPK, encoded by the coding sequence ATGACAAAGACGAATTCCCTTCACGCTACCGCCGGTCTCGCACGCAAGCTGTTGCCGGCGCTGGTCGCCGCGGCAGCGTTCGGCGGCACGGCCATCCAGGCTCACGCGGCTGACGCCGTGGTCCTCTACACCGCCGACGGCCTCGAAAACCTTTACAAGGATGTGCTGCCGGCCTTCGAAAAGAAGGAAGGCGTGAAGGTCAACATCGTCACGGCAGGTAGCGGCGAAGTGGTGAACCGCGCCACCATCGAAAAAGATCAGCCGAAGGCCGACGTGATCGTCACGCTGCCGCCGTTCATCCAGCAAGCCGATCAAAGCGGCCTGCTGCAGGCTTATCAGAGCGCCAACTACAAGAACGTGCCGGCCATCGCCAAGGCGCCGAACGGCGCGTGGGCGACCTTCGTGAACAACTATTTCTCGTTCGCGATCAACCCGGAAGTCACGAAGACCCAACCGAAGACGTTCGCCGATCTGCTGCACCCGGACTTCACGGGCAAGATCGCTTACTCGAACCCGGCCACGGCCGGCGACGGCATGGCGGTGATCATCCTGACGTCGTCGCTGATGGGTGAAGACAAGGCGTTCGACTATCTGAAGAAGCTCGAAAACAGCGCCAAGTTCCACACCAAGGGCACGGGCTACCTCGACGTGCTGCTGTCGCGCAACGAAATCGCGGTCGCCAACGGCGATCTGCAAATGGATCTGGACGACGCCGCCAACGGTGGCCTGTCGCTCAAGCCGGTGTTCCTCGCGGCCACGGCCGGCGGCCAGCCGACCACGTTCCAGTTGCCGTACGCGATCGGCCTGATCAAGAACGGTCCGAACCAGGCGGAAGGCAAGAAGCTGATCGACTACCTGATGTCCACGGAAGTGCAGTCGAAGGTGCCGGACATCTTCGGTATTCCGGGCCGCACCGACGTGCCGCTCGCCGGCAAGAACGGCGAAGCCGTCAAGCAGGCGATCGCCGGCGTGAAGCTGATTCCGGTGGACTGGAACCAGGTGATGGCGAAGAAAGCCGACTGGACCGCACGCTGGAAGAACGACGTGATCGGTTCGTCGGGCAAGCAGCTCGACGTGGTCAAGCCGAAGTAA
- the phnT gene encoding 2-aminoethylphosphonate ABC transport system ATP-binding subunit PhnT, which yields MNTASLAHPGALGASPDALDAARSTTPGGVQIDHLTVRFGSRTVLDDLSLTIQRGELLTVLGRSGCGKTTLLRFIAGFIEADGLSGTLTVAGHDLTHVPPHKRNLGLLFQSYALFPHLSVFDNVAFGLRARRTPSKDVARRVADALKLVQLGDAGHVMPAQLSGGMQQRVALARALVIEPDVLLLDEPLSALDANLRASVRSELKALHERLPNLTIVCVTHDQDDALVLSDRTLLMREGRIAQLGTPQQLYDTPNDGFVARYLGAANLLPPQVAFGMGDVRYNERDRVACLRPEALRIVPLGEGQLHGAITSVEWYGAVLSVSVVLDAMPNEPVLVQMQRGHGMMPEKGARVSLHYEADDVVLINP from the coding sequence GTGAATACGGCCAGTCTTGCTCACCCAGGCGCGCTCGGCGCCTCACCGGACGCGCTCGACGCCGCGCGTTCGACTACGCCGGGCGGCGTGCAGATCGACCATCTGACGGTGCGCTTCGGTTCGCGCACGGTGCTCGACGATCTGTCGTTGACCATTCAGCGCGGCGAACTGCTCACCGTGCTGGGCCGCAGCGGTTGTGGCAAGACCACGTTGTTGCGTTTCATCGCCGGGTTTATCGAAGCGGACGGCTTGTCCGGCACGCTGACCGTGGCCGGTCACGACCTCACGCACGTGCCGCCGCACAAGCGCAATCTGGGTCTGCTGTTCCAGAGCTATGCGCTGTTCCCGCATCTGTCGGTGTTCGATAACGTCGCGTTCGGTTTGCGCGCGCGTCGCACGCCGTCCAAAGACGTCGCACGGCGCGTGGCGGATGCCTTGAAGCTGGTACAGCTCGGCGACGCCGGCCATGTGATGCCCGCACAACTGTCGGGCGGCATGCAGCAGCGCGTGGCGTTGGCCCGCGCGCTGGTGATCGAGCCCGACGTGTTGTTGCTCGACGAACCCCTTTCCGCACTCGACGCCAATCTGCGCGCGTCGGTGCGTTCCGAACTGAAGGCGCTGCACGAGCGCCTGCCGAATCTGACGATCGTCTGCGTGACCCACGATCAGGACGACGCGCTGGTGCTGTCCGACCGCACGCTACTGATGCGCGAAGGCCGCATCGCCCAACTCGGCACGCCGCAGCAGTTGTACGACACACCGAACGACGGCTTCGTCGCGCGCTATCTGGGCGCGGCCAATCTGCTGCCGCCGCAGGTCGCCTTCGGCATGGGCGACGTGCGTTACAACGAACGCGACCGGGTCGCCTGTCTGCGTCCGGAAGCGTTGCGCATCGTGCCGCTCGGCGAAGGTCAATTGCACGGCGCGATTACCTCGGTCGAATGGTATGGCGCGGTGTTGTCGGTATCGGTCGTGCTGGACGCCATGCCCAACGAGCCGGTGCTGGTCCAGATGCAGCGCGGCCACGGCATGATGCCGGAGAAGGGCGCGCGTGTTTCCCTGCATTACGAGGCTGACGATGTCGTCCTTATCAACCCCTGA
- the phnU gene encoding 2-aminoethylphosphonate ABC transporter permease subunit produces the protein MSSLSTPDTSDSLRAAAAADAAAARRRASAASHTAAVKRRERRAQWHLLFIAVVVLGPLVIYPLIRLVLLSLTGAHGLSVQAYAQFFGNPETRGVIGTTLWILFASAGLASLLGVALASLLFFKPFPGARMVTRFLELFVAFPSFLVAFTLIFLYGSQGSVSIGLQRLFHLQAPPLDFLFGVGGVILAEVVFYAPFVVRPTLASFATLDMRLIEAARSLGASTWMVAFKVILPLAWPGIAAGTILCFLLTLNEFGILLVLGSAHLITLPVAIYSSATVDLDLPTAAAGAVVMLIMSLSLYALYRQVNRRKVKGAGHGR, from the coding sequence ATGTCGTCCTTATCAACCCCTGATACCTCCGATTCGCTCCGCGCAGCGGCCGCCGCCGATGCCGCCGCGGCCCGCCGCCGCGCCAGCGCGGCTTCGCACACGGCGGCGGTGAAGCGGCGCGAACGCAGGGCGCAATGGCACCTGCTGTTCATCGCGGTGGTGGTGCTCGGCCCGCTGGTGATCTATCCGCTGATCCGTCTCGTGCTGCTGAGCCTGACCGGCGCGCACGGCTTGAGCGTGCAGGCGTACGCGCAGTTCTTCGGCAATCCGGAAACGCGCGGCGTGATCGGCACGACGCTGTGGATTCTGTTCGCGAGCGCCGGGCTGGCTTCGCTGCTCGGCGTGGCGCTGGCTTCGCTGCTGTTTTTCAAGCCGTTTCCGGGCGCGCGCATGGTCACGCGCTTTCTCGAACTGTTCGTCGCGTTCCCGTCGTTTCTGGTCGCGTTCACGCTGATCTTTCTGTACGGCTCGCAAGGCTCGGTCAGCATCGGCTTGCAGCGGCTGTTTCATCTGCAGGCGCCGCCGCTCGATTTCCTGTTCGGTGTGGGCGGCGTGATTCTCGCGGAAGTGGTGTTCTACGCGCCGTTCGTCGTGCGTCCCACGCTGGCCTCGTTCGCCACGCTCGACATGCGTCTGATCGAAGCCGCGCGCAGCCTCGGCGCGAGCACCTGGATGGTCGCGTTCAAAGTGATCCTGCCGCTCGCGTGGCCGGGCATCGCGGCCGGCACGATCCTGTGTTTTCTGCTCACGTTGAACGAGTTCGGCATTCTGCTCGTGCTCGGCAGCGCGCATCTGATCACGCTGCCGGTGGCGATCTATAGCTCTGCCACGGTCGATCTCGATCTGCCGACCGCCGCCGCCGGCGCGGTCGTGATGCTGATCATGTCTTTGTCGCTGTACGCGTTGTACCGCCAGGTCAACCGTCGCAAGGTGAAAGGAGCGGGCCATGGCCGTTGA
- the phnV gene encoding 2-aminoethylphosphonate ABC transport system, membrane component PhnV, with amino-acid sequence MAVELDPTVLPVMHKKARPVRRSLLTRLLGGLFLGFAALLCFWLFVLPVLVVALSSVAAHWSGTILPDGFSMRWFERLGSSDFDALTTSLEIGMGVAVLGTIVGLWLALALEGRDRRGLGALVDTIAMMPNGVPSVVLGLAVLIAYHKRPLDLSSSAAIVVFVQLALVLPFCYRCAAAALRPELTILREAAASLGAPPSMVLRRVVLPQLVPAIRASLALGFALSLGELGATLTVYPPGFATVPIVVVGQVERGYYLPASALSLILLMVSLAALLLIAARVPRRRAD; translated from the coding sequence ATGGCCGTTGAACTCGACCCGACCGTTTTGCCGGTCATGCACAAGAAAGCGCGGCCGGTGCGCCGCAGTCTGCTCACACGCCTGCTCGGCGGTCTGTTTCTCGGCTTCGCCGCGCTGCTGTGTTTCTGGTTGTTCGTGTTGCCGGTGCTGGTCGTCGCGTTGTCGAGCGTGGCCGCGCACTGGTCCGGCACGATCCTGCCGGACGGCTTCAGCATGCGCTGGTTCGAGCGCCTCGGTTCGAGCGACTTCGACGCGCTCACCACCAGCCTCGAAATCGGTATGGGCGTCGCGGTACTCGGCACGATTGTCGGCCTGTGGCTCGCGCTGGCGCTCGAAGGGCGCGACCGCCGCGGTCTCGGCGCCTTGGTCGACACCATCGCGATGATGCCCAACGGGGTGCCGAGCGTGGTGCTCGGGCTCGCCGTGCTGATCGCGTATCACAAGCGGCCGCTCGATCTGTCGAGCTCGGCGGCGATCGTCGTGTTCGTGCAGCTCGCGCTGGTGCTGCCGTTCTGCTACCGCTGCGCGGCCGCCGCGCTGCGCCCCGAGTTGACGATTCTGCGCGAAGCGGCCGCGAGCCTCGGTGCGCCGCCGTCGATGGTGCTGCGCCGCGTCGTGTTGCCGCAACTGGTGCCGGCCATCCGCGCCAGCCTCGCGCTCGGCTTCGCGTTGTCGCTCGGTGAACTCGGCGCCACGCTCACCGTGTATCCGCCGGGCTTCGCGACGGTGCCGATCGTCGTGGTCGGTCAGGTGGAGCGCGGCTACTACCTGCCGGCCTCCGCGCTATCGCTGATTCTGCTGATGGTCTCGCTCGCCGCGTTGCTGTTGATCGCCGCGCGCGTGCCGCGTCGCCGGGCAGACTGA
- a CDS encoding phosphonate utilization associated transcriptional regulator: protein MTEYMQTSSVDPIDVVRRHSLTTLVRDEIERHIVEGALTPGDKLNEADWAARLQVSRGPVREAFRALEQAGLVRTEKNRGVFVRTVSLAEADEIYAVRAVLEEAACRMLAARIDARQLAVLRDWLDAMRAALDTQDHDAYARANVGFHDGLVAASGNLKLYETYRRLVSELSLFRRAALEVHASAMERSLAEHRAILTALASRDAEQAAALMRAHVSGGQQRAHAACEAVCEVTGQSGAVRISPTSNE from the coding sequence ATGACCGAATATATGCAAACGTCTTCAGTCGATCCGATCGACGTGGTGCGCAGGCATTCGTTGACCACGCTGGTCCGCGACGAAATCGAACGGCACATCGTCGAAGGCGCGCTGACACCCGGCGACAAACTCAATGAAGCCGACTGGGCCGCGCGTTTGCAGGTATCGCGCGGACCGGTGCGCGAAGCGTTTCGCGCGCTGGAGCAGGCCGGTCTCGTGCGTACTGAGAAGAATCGCGGGGTGTTCGTGCGGACGGTGTCGCTGGCTGAAGCGGATGAGATTTACGCGGTGCGCGCGGTGCTCGAAGAGGCGGCGTGCCGGATGCTGGCGGCGCGTATCGACGCCCGCCAGCTCGCGGTCTTGCGCGATTGGCTCGACGCGATGCGCGCGGCGCTCGACACGCAGGATCACGACGCGTACGCGCGCGCCAACGTGGGGTTTCACGATGGGCTGGTGGCGGCGTCGGGCAATCTGAAGCTGTATGAGACGTATCGCAGGCTGGTCAGCGAATTGAGTCTGTTCCGGCGTGCCGCGCTGGAGGTGCATGCGAGCGCGATGGAGCGCTCGCTGGCCGAACATCGCGCGATTCTCACGGCGCTCGCGTCGCGCGACGCCGAGCAGGCCGCGGCGCTGATGCGCGCGCATGTGAGCGGCGGCCAGCAGCGCGCGCATGCGGCGTGCGAGGCGGTCTGCGAAGTGACGGGGCAGTCGGGCGCGGTGCGGATATCGCCGACGTCGAACGAGTGA